CGAATCTGCCGCCCTTTCTCGAGGAGTCAATATCAAGCACTCCGGCGAGCACCGACGGCTGATTGGCAACGATGCCGACCGGCCTCCCGGCAAAGCAAGCAAATCCGACAACAATATTCATGGCCCAATCTGCATGAACTTCAAGAAAGGTGTCCCTGTCCACTACGCGCTTAATGACCTCTATAATGTCATACGGTTTGGACGGCTCCTCGGGAATTATGTTTCCAAGGGTATCGTCCGTCAACGGCTGGTGTGGCGCCGGACGGCGTGGAGGATCCTCTTGATTGTTTTGAGGCATGTAGCTCAACAGCTTGCGTAAAGTCAGAAGGCAGTGAGCTTCATTGGGACAGGCGAAATGCGCGACGCCCGACTTTGTTGCATGTGTCACCGCCCCGCCCAGCTCCTCGCTCGTGATATCTTCGTGCGTCACAGTCCTCACAACCTTGGGTCCGGTCACGAACATGTTGCTCGTGTTTTCAACCATTAGGGTGAAGTCTGTTATCGCGGGACTGTACACTGCTCCACCCGCGCACGGACCCATGATAGCCGAGAGTTGCGGAATAACACCCGACGCAAGCGTGTTGCGCAGAAAAATGTCAGCATACGCACCGAGAGAAACGACACCTTCCTGAACTCTCGCGCCGCCAGAGTCGTTCAAACCAATGACCGGTGCTCCGACCTTCATGGCCAGGTCCATTATCTTGCAGATCTTCTTTCCGTGTGCTTCGGCAAGCGAACCGCCGAAAGCAGTGAAGTCCTGCGCAAAGACAAACACCGTGCGTCCGTCAATCTTACCGTGACCCGTTACAACGCCGTCACCGTAAACAATTTGCTTATCAAGTCCGAACTGTTGCGACCTGTGCGTCACAAGGGCGTCAATTTCACAAAATGAACCCGGGTCGAGCAGAATATCGAGGCGCTCGCGGGCCGTCATTTTGCCTTTCTGATGCTGGGCATCGATGCGCTTCAGCCCACCGCCAAGTTTGGACTCTTTTCTCCGGCGGTGAAGTTCGTCTATGGTCTTTTTCATTGCAGTCATTCTACAACATGCCGCTGCGTTTGCGCAGCAGCCATTCAACAGCCAATAGGCCTATCAATATCCACAGAAAATAAGGTTTGTTCCAAAGCGGAATCTCACGCGAGTTTTCAATCACCCGCGAAGGTAATTGAAGGTAACGGAACAGGGAATCCGGCTGTGATGCCGTAACAAACACGCCGCCGGAATTCTGCGAGATACCTTGCAGAATATCCCAGCGAGCGCGCGAGTCCATCCACTCAAGATTAAATGCCTCCACAACAAATCCGCCGTCGTCTTTGCCAAGCGTATCGCTTCTCAAAACCGCCGATCCGGCAAAGGAGTAGTCCCCGCTCCCCCATGCGCTGAATTGTGATTCATACAGGCCATTCCCTTTTGACCGAAGTGAGACGACCTCTTTTCGATCACCTTGCTTCACTTCGACAAGCACGGAGGCATCATTGACAGGAGTCAGGTCTGCGCCGTAAACTTGACCCTGCATACGCACCGGCTCGCCTGTGCTGTAAACCTTCTTGTCCGTCGAGAGTA
This sequence is a window from bacterium. Protein-coding genes within it:
- a CDS encoding acyl-CoA carboxylase subunit beta, translated to MKKTIDELHRRRKESKLGGGLKRIDAQHQKGKMTARERLDILLDPGSFCEIDALVTHRSQQFGLDKQIVYGDGVVTGHGKIDGRTVFVFAQDFTAFGGSLAEAHGKKICKIMDLAMKVGAPVIGLNDSGGARVQEGVVSLGAYADIFLRNTLASGVIPQLSAIMGPCAGGAVYSPAITDFTLMVENTSNMFVTGPKVVRTVTHEDITSEELGGAVTHATKSGVAHFACPNEAHCLLTLRKLLSYMPQNNQEDPPRRPAPHQPLTDDTLGNIIPEEPSKPYDIIEVIKRVVDRDTFLEVHADWAMNIVVGFACFAGRPVGIVANQPSVLAGVLDIDSSRKGGRFVRFCDAFNIPLVTFVDVPGFLPGTEQEWNGIIVNGAKLLYAYCEATVPKITIITRKAYGGAYDVMSSKHIRGDLNFAWPSAEIAVMGAQGAVEIIFSKEIQSAPEPEVAKAKFVSEYTDLFANPFEAAAHGYIDEVIDPACTRERIISGLEMLENKVDSNPPKKHGNIPL